A single Triticum dicoccoides isolate Atlit2015 ecotype Zavitan chromosome 2A, WEW_v2.0, whole genome shotgun sequence DNA region contains:
- the LOC119353281 gene encoding transcription factor RF2b-like, with protein MAMPPKPGEPPKPSPGRSPSLNPSPCPLPPIPGGPQPGQPPAAAAPPRSHHRRARSEVPFRFPDADGGGFDEIGSEDDLFSTFMDMDKIAGSGRDRAAETSSSPPRPTKHRHSASFDGFAMGCGGPGRQDGGGGGGGVFADVLEAKKAMSSEQLSELASVDPKRAKRILANRQSAARSKERKARYITELERKVHTLQTEATTLSAQLTLFQRDTTGLSAENTELKIRLQAMEQQAQLRDALNNTLKQELERLKIATGEMTKPDEAYNTGMHHVPYNPSFFQLSEQHTPQHHSSVHQLPSQFQPPHPNVPSHQMLSHPNTFPDMMQQDSLGRFQGLDIGKGSVAVKLEADAAAKSEGSSISAGESNSTF; from the exons ATGGCGATGCCGCCGAAGCCCGGCGAGCCGCCCAAGCCCTCGCCGGGGCGCAGCCCCAgcctcaaccccagcccctgcCCGCTCCCGCCCATTCCCGGCGGCCCGCAGCCTGGCCAGCCCcccgcggcggcggcgccgccgcggTCCCACCACCGCCGCGCCAGATCTGAGGTGCCCTTCCGCTTCCCGGACGCCGACGGCGGGGGCTTCGACGAGATCGGCTCCGAGGACGACCTCTTCTCCACGTTCATGGACATGGACAAGATCGCCGGCTCCGGCCGCGACCGCGCCGCGGAgacgtcctcctcgccgccgcgcCCCACCAAGCACCGCCACAGCGCGTCCTTCGACGGGTTCGCCATGGGCTGCGGCGGGCCCGGGaggcaggacggcggcggcgggggcggaggGGTGTTCGCCGACGTGCTGGAGGCTAAGAAGGCCATGTCCTCCGAGCAGCTCTCTGAGCTCGCCTCCGTCGACCCCAAGCGTGCCAAGAG AATTCTAGCGAACAGACAGTCTGCAGCTCGGTCAAAGGAAAGAAAGGCTAGATATATAACAGAATTAGAGCGGAAGGTTCATACTCTTCAGACCGAGGCTACTACTCTTTCGGCACAACTGACGCTATTTCAG AGAGATACAACAGGCCTTTCCGCTGAAAATACAGAGCTCAAGATTAGGTTGCAGGCCATGGAACAGCAAGCTCAACTGCGTGATG CTCTGAATAATACACTCAAGCAGGAACTGGAGAGGCTTAAGATCGCTACAGGTGAGATGACAAAGCCTGATGAAGCATATAATACGGGAATGCATCATGTTCCATACAACCCGTCTTTCTTCCAGCTTTCCGAGCAACACACACCTCAGCACCATTCAAGTGTTCATCAGCTGCCATCCCAATTCCAACCACCTCATCCCAATGTCCCAAGCCACCAGATGCTATCCCACCCAAACACGTTCCCAGATATGATGCAGCAAGACTCTCTTGGGCGGTTCCAGGGGCTGGACATTGGCAAAGGTTCAGTGGCTGTGAAGTTGGAGGCAGATGCTGCTGCGAAGTCAGAGGGTAGCTCCATATCTGCAGGTGAAAGTAATAGCACCTTCTAA